Proteins co-encoded in one Zootoca vivipara chromosome 3, rZooViv1.1, whole genome shotgun sequence genomic window:
- the LOC118081765 gene encoding uncharacterized protein LOC118081765 isoform X2: MHITEGPRTKTPGTEHELLEELLTYDDLFLETFNAFLAMPAFPLRLHYDRLTGRLQELDGFLLPIGSNSLCYGATDTERERALSWLAQERFLPFQRTLFYLEYKLAKLLLCPLDEKYPGSRYAIRGFSRQSDSTAISSIPSHSSTERQPTGVPSHVLLRLPSQTRSTPACLGHFVRSSGQTSTEISLEFPGILSLAQSPAPEHLSRLQLQRLLSDSSIQRATGRLRSGWTNAGEPVVTPIHLSRAAFASSPDQEFTGLHTDGCRKPFSGPRKVLQFDLNETSNSQSQEGEVDTFLSPCFGSAALQQLKEEILGTRAGMDSFREFLQGTLGIHLLDFWIDCEDIMEHTTRLEKARTASQEIQLFFFSALRSIQAKYKLMLPPACRQRDETSSPEETAFAALSRNQYDALRRLRSYWVPRFLIHHQRTRQLSSGFPIDKELFPSTDFLSSLNMAASLPVVDDQRDTMRNEDSRMQFRRNKKSGIGPTKQLDLPADPSETLTTTRFLQVLMCDMGDGDGFLHYLTRFEDPQKTHNLLLWRKLKLYEAAWAQEASQSEIRHTAWQIFQTFMASYAGCNTGLSSLILEYIQHLERMLSFGSEDLKPSTFEPVVPYVLAVLDEMWLHYLRHEVTTFLECCVPESHDSDQSIMSEGDRVKQEGNERIKKQRQNAWPHRDRKGRGRHRKRSRKKAAVTSHCTGSAAEQETTGERSPSPQDAPTPQNAPDLLSNAVVLNVYRKMAHKTQDVALQRILGLLQEVEACQDAAQSEKRLGCVTRLLEIWDKPGAVGSSACFPEELKRRLKKEVAQGGISDSSWKETRLALRSFLAPSFEQFWDEVSEGLRKHGVQPSEIPEERWGKLEPFLHSIAAKVALRRLKSRKARVGSAATAQPAKGDKTSFWQSLRKAAEGWPTIEMLHFLKHLQEHGPPVLESGLHFLLEVQKFKNAHHAWPDMALLKKKVHVIRDCFLNSQIEPRLQVAVDNRRLGRAIWAAEQAVQEEIPVPPPSLFDELKDSVFNILLPYWAAFQKHWLKQSPASAQKAPVLRNQLLLQKRRAMLEKVQGPPTQLLQLPPLQRPREVQQSRGQEGFTYTFSISKGLMLQVSMRHCTLYRFLGFSGLELWARSESTNQSGKSVGFSLLSDTG, from the exons ATGCACATAACAGAAGGGCCCAGAACCAAGACTCCAGGAACAG AGCATGAGCTTCTAGAGGAACTGCTGACTTACGATGACCTCTTTCTGGAAACATTCAATGCTTTTCTGGCTATGCCT GCTTTCCCTCTTAGACTGCACTATGACCGGCTGACAGGACGACTGCAGGAGCTGGATGGCTTCCTCTTGCCAATTGGGTCCAATTCCCTTTGCTATGGAGCAACCGATACAGAGAGGGAAAGGGCCCTGAGCTGGTTAGCGCAGGAGCGCTTCCTCCCATTTCAAAG GACTCTCTTTTACCTGGAGTATAAACTGGCAAAGCTGTTGCTGTGTCCTCTGGATGAGAAGTACCCAGGGAGTCGCTATGCAATTCGTGGGTTCAGTCGCCAGTCTGACAGCACTGCCATCTCCAGCATCCCCAGCCATTCATCAACAGAGCGGCAGCCCACTGGAGTCCCAAGCCACGTGCTGCTAAGACTTCCTAGCCAAACACGCAGTACTCCGGCCTGCCTAG GACATTTTGTAAGATCATCTGGCCAAACCTCCACTGAGATATCTTTGGAGTTCCCAGGTATCTTGAGTTTAGCTCAATCTCCAGCCCCAGAACATCTGAGCAGGCTCCAGCTTCAGAGACTCTTGTCTGACTCCAGCATACAAAGAGCAACTG GAAGGCTCAGAAGTGGCTGGACCAATGCTGGTGAGCCAGTGGTAACTCCAATTCATCTAAGCAGAGCTGCTTTTGCCTCCTCGCCTGATCAAGAATTCACTGGACTTCACACGGATGG TTGTCGGAAGCCATTTTCAGGTCCTAGGAAGGTTTTGCAGTTTGATTTGAATGAGACAAGTAACTCCCAGTCCCAGGAAGGGGAGGTGGACACTTTTCTTTCGCCTTGCTTTGGAAGCGCCGCTCTGCAGCAGCTAAAAGAAGAGATCCTAGGGACT AGGGCTGGCATGGACAGCTTCAGGGAGTTCCTCCAAGGCACACTGGGAATCCACCTCCTTGACTTCTGGATTGACTGTGAGGACATTATGGAGCACACCACACGCCTGGAGAAGGCCAGAACTGCATCCCAGGAGATCCAGCTGTTCTTTTTCAGCGCTCTTCG GAGCATTCAAGCCAAGTACAAGCTGATGCTTCCTCCTGCCTGTCGG CAACGTGATGAAACTTCAAGCCCTGAGGAGACTGCTTTTGCTGCCTTGAGCAGAAACCAATATGATGCTTTGAGGCGCCTGCGCTCCTACTGGGTCCCCCGGTTTCTCATTCACCACCAGAGGACCAGGCAGCTCAG TTCAGGCTTCCCAATCGACAAGGAGCTCTTCCCGAgtactgacttcctgtcctctcttaaCATGGCGGCATCACTTCCTGTTGTGGATGACCAAAGGGACACAATGAGAAATGAAGACTCGAGAATG CAATTTAGGAGGAACAAAAAAAGTGGAATTGGTCCAACCAAGCAGTTGGACCTCCCAGCAGACCCCTCTGAAACACTGACGACCACCCGATTTCTCCAGGTATTGATGTGTGACATGGGGGATGGTGACGGCTTTCTTCACTACTTGACTCG GTTTGAGGATCCTCAGAAGACCCATAACCTGTTGCTGTGGAGGAAGCTGAAGCTCTATGAGGCTGCATGGGCGCAGGAGGCAAGCCAGTCAGAAATTCGCCATACTGCTTGGCAGATTTTTCAGACATTTATGGCGTCTTATGCGGGATGCAACACAG GGCTTAGCTCTCTTATACTGGAATACATCCAGCATCTTGAGAGGATGCTTTCCTTTGGCAGTGAAGACCTGAAGCCTTCCACTTTTGAACCAGTGGTTCCCTATGTTCTGGCTGTTCTGGATGAGATGTGGCTCCATTATCTTCGCCATGAAGTCACAACTTTCCTTGA atgCTGTGTACCGGAATCACATGACAGTGACCAAAGTATCATGAGTGAAGGCGATAGAGTAAAACAGGAGGGAAACGAGAG GATAAAGAAACAGAGGCAGAATGCCTGGCCACATCGTGACCGAAAAGGCAGAGGGAGACACAGGaaaaggagcaggaagaaggcaGCCGTGACGTCTCACTGCACAGGAAGTGCTGCTGAGCAAGAGACAACTGGAGAGAGGTCACCAAGCCCACAAGATGCGCCTACGCCTCAAAATGCACCCGACCTGCTCAGCAATGCCGTTGTTTTAAACGTTTATAGGAAGATGGCTCATAAAACTCAGGATGTGGcactgcaaaggattctgggactgCTCCAGGAAGTGGAGGCTTGTCAggatgctgcccagagtgaaAAGCGCCTGGGTTGTGTGACGAGGCTTCTAGAGATCTGGGACAAGCCGGGGGCTGTGGGATCAAGTGCCTGCTTCCCAGAAGAGCTGAAGAGGAGGTTAAAGAAAGAGGTAGCCCAGGGAGGGATAAGTGACTCTAGCTGGAAGGAAACCCGACTTGCTTTGCGTTCCTTTCTGGCCCCTTCTTTTGAGCAGTTCTGGGATGAAGTGAGTGAGGGGCTGAGGAAGCATGGGGTGCAGCCCTCCGAGATCCCAGAGGAGCGCTGGGGGAAGCTGGAACCATTCCTACACTCCATTGCCGCCAAAGTGGCTCTCAGGCGTTTAAAGAGCCGGAAAGCTCGCGTTGGATCAGCAGCCACAGCTCAGCCTGCTAAGGGGGACAAGACCTCTTTCTGGCAGTCCCTACGGAAAGCAGCAGAGGGCTGGCCCACCATCGAGATGCTCCATTTCCTCAAACACCTCCAGGAGCATGGCCCCCCTGTGCTGGAGAGTGGCCTTCATTTTCTACTGGAGGTGCAGAAGTTCAAGAACGCCCACCACGCCTGGCCTGACATGGCTCTTCTGAAGAAGAAAGTCCATGTGATACGTGACTGTTTCCTCAACTCTCAGATTGAGCCCCGGCTACAG GTTGCAGTGGATAATCGGAGGCTGGGGAGAGCTATCTGGGCAGCTGAACAAGCAGTCCAGGAAGAGATTCCAGTACCGCCTCCAAGCTTGTTTGATGAGTTGAAGGATTCAGTCTTTAATATTCTGCTGCCGTACTGGGCCGCTTTCCAAAAACACTGGCTCAAGCAGTCCCCTGCGAGCGCACAAAAAGCCCCAG
- the LOC118081765 gene encoding uncharacterized protein LOC118081765 isoform X5: protein MPAFPLRLHYDRLTGRLQELDGFLLPIGSNSLCYGATDTERERALSWLAQERFLPFQRTLFYLEYKLAKLLLCPLDEKYPGSRYAIRGFSRQSDSTAISSIPSHSSTERQPTGVPSHVLLRLPSQTRSTPACLGHFVRSSGQTSTEISLEFPGILSLAQSPAPEHLSRLQLQRLLSDSSIQRATGRLRSGWTNAGEPVVTPIHLSRAAFASSPDQEFTGLHTDGCRKPFSGPRKVLQFDLNETSNSQSQEGEVDTFLSPCFGSAALQQLKEEILGTRAGMDSFREFLQGTLGIHLLDFWIDCEDIMEHTTRLEKARTASQEIQLFFFSALRSIQAKYKLMLPPACRQQRDETSSPEETAFAALSRNQYDALRRLRSYWVPRFLIHHQRTRQLSSGFPIDKELFPSTDFLSSLNMAASLPVVDDQRDTMRNEDSRMQFRRNKKSGIGPTKQLDLPADPSETLTTTRFLQVLMCDMGDGDGFLHYLTRFEDPQKTHNLLLWRKLKLYEAAWAQEASQSEIRHTAWQIFQTFMASYAGCNTGLSSLILEYIQHLERMLSFGSEDLKPSTFEPVVPYVLAVLDEMWLHYLRHEVTTFLECCVPESHDSDQSIMSEGDRVKQEGNERIKKQRQNAWPHRDRKGRGRHRKRSRKKAAVTSHCTGSAAEQETTGERSPSPQDAPTPQNAPDLLSNAVVLNVYRKMAHKTQDVALQRILGLLQEVEACQDAAQSEKRLGCVTRLLEIWDKPGAVGSSACFPEELKRRLKKEVAQGGISDSSWKETRLALRSFLAPSFEQFWDEVSEGLRKHGVQPSEIPEERWGKLEPFLHSIAAKVALRRLKSRKARVGSAATAQPAKGDKTSFWQSLRKAAEGWPTIEMLHFLKHLQEHGPPVLESGLHFLLEVQKFKNAHHAWPDMALLKKKVHVIRDCFLNSQIEPRLQVAVDNRRLGRAIWAAEQAVQEEIPVPPPSLFDELKDSVFNILLPYWAAFQKHWLKQSPASAQKAPVLRNQLLLQKRRAMLEKVQGPPTQLLQLPPLQRPREVQQSRGQEGFTYTFSISKGLMLQVSMRHCTLYRFLGFSGLELWARSESTNQSGKSVGFSLLSDTG, encoded by the exons ATGCCT GCTTTCCCTCTTAGACTGCACTATGACCGGCTGACAGGACGACTGCAGGAGCTGGATGGCTTCCTCTTGCCAATTGGGTCCAATTCCCTTTGCTATGGAGCAACCGATACAGAGAGGGAAAGGGCCCTGAGCTGGTTAGCGCAGGAGCGCTTCCTCCCATTTCAAAG GACTCTCTTTTACCTGGAGTATAAACTGGCAAAGCTGTTGCTGTGTCCTCTGGATGAGAAGTACCCAGGGAGTCGCTATGCAATTCGTGGGTTCAGTCGCCAGTCTGACAGCACTGCCATCTCCAGCATCCCCAGCCATTCATCAACAGAGCGGCAGCCCACTGGAGTCCCAAGCCACGTGCTGCTAAGACTTCCTAGCCAAACACGCAGTACTCCGGCCTGCCTAG GACATTTTGTAAGATCATCTGGCCAAACCTCCACTGAGATATCTTTGGAGTTCCCAGGTATCTTGAGTTTAGCTCAATCTCCAGCCCCAGAACATCTGAGCAGGCTCCAGCTTCAGAGACTCTTGTCTGACTCCAGCATACAAAGAGCAACTG GAAGGCTCAGAAGTGGCTGGACCAATGCTGGTGAGCCAGTGGTAACTCCAATTCATCTAAGCAGAGCTGCTTTTGCCTCCTCGCCTGATCAAGAATTCACTGGACTTCACACGGATGG TTGTCGGAAGCCATTTTCAGGTCCTAGGAAGGTTTTGCAGTTTGATTTGAATGAGACAAGTAACTCCCAGTCCCAGGAAGGGGAGGTGGACACTTTTCTTTCGCCTTGCTTTGGAAGCGCCGCTCTGCAGCAGCTAAAAGAAGAGATCCTAGGGACT AGGGCTGGCATGGACAGCTTCAGGGAGTTCCTCCAAGGCACACTGGGAATCCACCTCCTTGACTTCTGGATTGACTGTGAGGACATTATGGAGCACACCACACGCCTGGAGAAGGCCAGAACTGCATCCCAGGAGATCCAGCTGTTCTTTTTCAGCGCTCTTCG GAGCATTCAAGCCAAGTACAAGCTGATGCTTCCTCCTGCCTGTCGG CAGCAACGTGATGAAACTTCAAGCCCTGAGGAGACTGCTTTTGCTGCCTTGAGCAGAAACCAATATGATGCTTTGAGGCGCCTGCGCTCCTACTGGGTCCCCCGGTTTCTCATTCACCACCAGAGGACCAGGCAGCTCAG TTCAGGCTTCCCAATCGACAAGGAGCTCTTCCCGAgtactgacttcctgtcctctcttaaCATGGCGGCATCACTTCCTGTTGTGGATGACCAAAGGGACACAATGAGAAATGAAGACTCGAGAATG CAATTTAGGAGGAACAAAAAAAGTGGAATTGGTCCAACCAAGCAGTTGGACCTCCCAGCAGACCCCTCTGAAACACTGACGACCACCCGATTTCTCCAGGTATTGATGTGTGACATGGGGGATGGTGACGGCTTTCTTCACTACTTGACTCG GTTTGAGGATCCTCAGAAGACCCATAACCTGTTGCTGTGGAGGAAGCTGAAGCTCTATGAGGCTGCATGGGCGCAGGAGGCAAGCCAGTCAGAAATTCGCCATACTGCTTGGCAGATTTTTCAGACATTTATGGCGTCTTATGCGGGATGCAACACAG GGCTTAGCTCTCTTATACTGGAATACATCCAGCATCTTGAGAGGATGCTTTCCTTTGGCAGTGAAGACCTGAAGCCTTCCACTTTTGAACCAGTGGTTCCCTATGTTCTGGCTGTTCTGGATGAGATGTGGCTCCATTATCTTCGCCATGAAGTCACAACTTTCCTTGA atgCTGTGTACCGGAATCACATGACAGTGACCAAAGTATCATGAGTGAAGGCGATAGAGTAAAACAGGAGGGAAACGAGAG GATAAAGAAACAGAGGCAGAATGCCTGGCCACATCGTGACCGAAAAGGCAGAGGGAGACACAGGaaaaggagcaggaagaaggcaGCCGTGACGTCTCACTGCACAGGAAGTGCTGCTGAGCAAGAGACAACTGGAGAGAGGTCACCAAGCCCACAAGATGCGCCTACGCCTCAAAATGCACCCGACCTGCTCAGCAATGCCGTTGTTTTAAACGTTTATAGGAAGATGGCTCATAAAACTCAGGATGTGGcactgcaaaggattctgggactgCTCCAGGAAGTGGAGGCTTGTCAggatgctgcccagagtgaaAAGCGCCTGGGTTGTGTGACGAGGCTTCTAGAGATCTGGGACAAGCCGGGGGCTGTGGGATCAAGTGCCTGCTTCCCAGAAGAGCTGAAGAGGAGGTTAAAGAAAGAGGTAGCCCAGGGAGGGATAAGTGACTCTAGCTGGAAGGAAACCCGACTTGCTTTGCGTTCCTTTCTGGCCCCTTCTTTTGAGCAGTTCTGGGATGAAGTGAGTGAGGGGCTGAGGAAGCATGGGGTGCAGCCCTCCGAGATCCCAGAGGAGCGCTGGGGGAAGCTGGAACCATTCCTACACTCCATTGCCGCCAAAGTGGCTCTCAGGCGTTTAAAGAGCCGGAAAGCTCGCGTTGGATCAGCAGCCACAGCTCAGCCTGCTAAGGGGGACAAGACCTCTTTCTGGCAGTCCCTACGGAAAGCAGCAGAGGGCTGGCCCACCATCGAGATGCTCCATTTCCTCAAACACCTCCAGGAGCATGGCCCCCCTGTGCTGGAGAGTGGCCTTCATTTTCTACTGGAGGTGCAGAAGTTCAAGAACGCCCACCACGCCTGGCCTGACATGGCTCTTCTGAAGAAGAAAGTCCATGTGATACGTGACTGTTTCCTCAACTCTCAGATTGAGCCCCGGCTACAG GTTGCAGTGGATAATCGGAGGCTGGGGAGAGCTATCTGGGCAGCTGAACAAGCAGTCCAGGAAGAGATTCCAGTACCGCCTCCAAGCTTGTTTGATGAGTTGAAGGATTCAGTCTTTAATATTCTGCTGCCGTACTGGGCCGCTTTCCAAAAACACTGGCTCAAGCAGTCCCCTGCGAGCGCACAAAAAGCCCCAG